A region of Dethiosulfovibrio russensis DNA encodes the following proteins:
- a CDS encoding Veg family protein, producing MACSIQSIRQRVARYKGNTVRYRATKGRRKTEERRGVILETYPCLFTLYVESQHSKVSFSYAELLTKEVELELIKDNARTSEFL from the coding sequence ATGGCCTGTTCCATTCAATCGATTCGTCAGAGGGTGGCTCGATACAAGGGAAACACGGTGCGGTATCGTGCCACCAAGGGACGTCGCAAGACGGAGGAAAGGCGAGGGGTGATTTTGGAGACATACCCGTGTCTTTTCACCCTTTACGTGGAATCTCAACACAGCAAGGTTTCCTTCAGTTACGCTGAGTTGTTGACAAAAGAGGTGGAACTGGAGCTTATCAAGGATAACGCCAGGACCTCCGAGTTTCTTTGA
- a CDS encoding 4-(cytidine 5'-diphospho)-2-C-methyl-D-erythritol kinase, with protein MEILVPSDGKINLSLRIVGRRENGYHDLVSVFMRMPSLESLSIVPLKKQDVDDVVEVRNIPIDGVNLVKRVIDLLRGGGVSVPSLSVSINKEIPPGTGLGCGSGNGVAVYKWIESCRENVPHPDVLASVGADLPFFAQDVSLALVEGVGEDVSFLPPLELDCALLIPIWRSATLEAYGALDRCFSGVWPKGPEEARQEALSIVEGLSKGSKIGLLPNDFMKPLMASYPEYRSIFDSIEISGALAWGLSGSGSAVFALYRKGSLVKGRLGHLYGLECVEKIILVE; from the coding sequence ATGGAGATCCTTGTTCCCAGCGACGGTAAGATAAATCTATCGTTGAGAATCGTCGGCCGAAGGGAAAACGGCTATCACGATCTGGTATCGGTTTTCATGAGGATGCCGTCGTTGGAGTCCCTGAGCATCGTTCCGTTAAAAAAGCAAGATGTCGATGATGTCGTAGAGGTGAGAAATATACCGATAGACGGCGTCAATTTAGTCAAGAGGGTGATCGATCTTCTCCGTGGAGGAGGAGTTTCGGTCCCCTCTCTCTCGGTGTCCATAAATAAGGAAATTCCTCCCGGAACGGGTCTTGGATGCGGTTCCGGGAACGGCGTGGCCGTATATAAGTGGATCGAGTCGTGTCGCGAGAACGTACCTCATCCGGATGTCCTGGCTTCTGTAGGGGCGGATCTGCCTTTTTTCGCCCAAGACGTATCTCTGGCCCTGGTCGAGGGAGTTGGGGAGGACGTGAGCTTTCTCCCCCCTTTGGAGCTAGACTGCGCCCTCTTGATCCCAATTTGGCGTTCCGCTACGTTAGAGGCCTACGGGGCTCTCGACCGCTGCTTTTCAGGTGTTTGGCCCAAGGGGCCGGAAGAGGCCCGACAGGAGGCCCTATCCATAGTAGAGGGGCTCTCCAAAGGATCTAAAATCGGCCTTCTTCCCAACGATTTTATGAAACCTCTTATGGCCTCCTATCCCGAATACAGGTCGATTTTCGACAGTATAGAAATCTCCGGAGCCTTGGCCTGGGGTCTCAGCGGCAGCGGCAGTGCGGTTTTTGCCTTATATCGAAAAGGTAGTCTTGTAAAGGGTAGATTAGGTCACCTTTATGGGCTTGAATGTGTCGAAAAAATAATATTGGTGGAGTGA
- a CDS encoding phosphoribosyltransferase family protein has product MRGQRTGRLIRIVSKLLTCPSRQFSVTSLADDFDVSKTVVSDDVSIIDEALQVEGLGRVRVDRGRSGGAFFVPQVSRARREAFLARLAEVLSKEDRILPSGLIYYSDILFNPKFTWELGLILASDFYDTRPDVVMTSEVKGIPLGMFTAQALGVPLAVCRFRNRASDGPAVCVHFATQTGDVRAMYMGTKQICQGSRVLVIDDFMRGGSTASGMCQVVREFKAELVGIGVFLAALEPRKKAIESYSALLRLDMSGEGARVSISG; this is encoded by the coding sequence ATGAGAGGACAACGCACCGGGAGGCTTATAAGGATAGTATCTAAACTTCTGACCTGCCCTTCGCGCCAATTCTCGGTTACGTCGTTGGCAGACGATTTCGATGTGTCCAAGACTGTGGTAAGCGACGACGTTTCCATCATAGACGAGGCCCTTCAGGTTGAGGGGTTGGGTCGGGTTCGAGTCGATAGAGGCAGATCCGGAGGGGCTTTTTTCGTGCCTCAGGTGTCTAGAGCTAGGAGGGAGGCTTTTCTGGCTCGACTTGCCGAGGTCCTTTCCAAGGAGGACAGGATTCTTCCCAGCGGACTGATATACTATAGCGATATACTGTTCAACCCTAAATTTACCTGGGAGCTGGGGCTGATATTGGCCTCCGATTTTTACGATACCCGTCCGGATGTCGTGATGACGTCGGAAGTGAAGGGTATACCGCTTGGGATGTTCACCGCTCAGGCGCTAGGCGTTCCGTTGGCCGTGTGTAGATTTAGGAACAGGGCAAGCGATGGACCCGCCGTATGCGTCCATTTCGCCACACAGACCGGAGATGTCCGTGCTATGTACATGGGGACCAAGCAGATATGTCAGGGCAGCAGAGTTTTGGTCATAGACGATTTCATGCGAGGTGGAAGCACCGCTTCCGGAATGTGTCAGGTGGTCAGGGAGTTCAAAGCAGAGCTCGTCGGAATCGGGGTTTTTCTCGCCGCTCTGGAGCCTCGAAAAAAGGCCATAGAGAGTTATTCCGCCTTGCTTCGTCTGGATATGTCCGGTGAAGGGGCAAGGGTGTCCATCTCGGGCTGA
- a CDS encoding ferredoxin codes for MRVSIDSDKCIGCGVCVQICPDAFTLDESKGIARVLRPEGADCVEEARDSCPVSCITVEE; via the coding sequence ATGCGTGTCAGTATCGACAGCGATAAATGCATTGGCTGTGGAGTGTGTGTCCAAATTTGTCCAGATGCCTTCACCCTTGACGAGTCGAAAGGGATAGCGAGGGTCCTTCGCCCTGAAGGGGCGGACTGTGTGGAGGAGGCCAGGGATAGTTGTCCCGTATCGTGCATAACGGTGGAGGAATAA